In the Perca flavescens isolate YP-PL-M2 chromosome 20, PFLA_1.0, whole genome shotgun sequence genome, one interval contains:
- the nenf gene encoding neudesin, with amino-acid sequence MATARICVLYVVLSTTLAEDFNLKHKPSTKPVRLFTEEELTRYDGSEEGQPIYMAVKGVVFDVTKGKEFYGKDAPYNALVGKDSTRAVAKMSLDPADLTSDTTGLTEEQLESLDSIFEGTYKAKYPIVGYTASRILTEDGSYNEAFKPEDQPHFQIKDEF; translated from the exons ATGGCAACAGCGCGAATTTGTGTCCTGTATGTTGTCCTTTCTACGACTTTAGCGGAAGACTTTAACTTAAAACACAAACCATCCACCAAACCTGTCCGGTTGTTCACTGAGGAGGAACTGACGAGATACGACGGCAGCGAG GAGGGGCAGCCTATCTACATGGCAGTAAAAGGAGTTGTATTTGATGTTACCAAGGGAAAAG AATTTTATGGGAAAGATGCACCATACAACGCCTTGGTTGGTAAAGACTCCACTCGGGCTGTGGCTAAGATGTCTCTGGACCCAGCTGACCTGACATCAGATACT ACGGGCCTCACTGAGGAGCAGCTGGAGTCTCTGGATAGTATATTTGAAGGCACGTACAAAGCAAAGTATCCGATTGTGGGTTACACAGCGTCACGCATCCTCACTGAGGATGGAAGTTACAATGAAGCCTTCAAACCAGAGGACCAGCCTCATTTTCAGATCAAAGATGAGTTTTGA